Proteins encoded in a region of the Mycolicibacterium neoaurum genome:
- a CDS encoding helix-turn-helix domain-containing protein, translated as MNETALDAGTLSAVIDVAPTPLWVIGSDGAVALANQAALTMLGYRSVDNVIGAPSHDTLHEWHPDGSRYPSHACPILDGCGSPSVTAHEWFITRAGQPIPVTWSAKPLGTSGARLLTFIDATERIAATTHSRDHHDLAPTRSELRTRLLAYIRTHFHDPDFTAARLAAQFHLSLRSVQQLLAEDGRSPASEIRRHRLEHANSLITRGASVSHACRASGFTDPGTFNRAFRRQYGVPPSDRARRAG; from the coding sequence GTGAACGAGACTGCCCTCGATGCCGGCACGCTATCAGCGGTCATCGATGTGGCCCCGACCCCGCTGTGGGTCATCGGGTCGGACGGTGCGGTGGCCCTGGCGAATCAGGCCGCGCTGACCATGTTGGGCTACCGATCCGTCGATAACGTGATCGGCGCGCCCAGCCACGACACTCTGCACGAATGGCATCCCGACGGATCGCGCTACCCGTCGCACGCCTGCCCGATCCTGGACGGCTGCGGCTCGCCGAGTGTCACCGCACACGAGTGGTTCATCACCCGTGCGGGTCAACCCATCCCGGTGACATGGTCGGCAAAACCTCTGGGCACCAGCGGGGCTCGGCTACTGACCTTCATCGACGCAACCGAACGTATCGCGGCGACAACCCATTCGCGAGATCACCACGATCTCGCCCCGACACGGTCCGAACTGCGAACCCGGCTGCTGGCGTACATCCGAACGCACTTCCACGACCCGGATTTCACCGCCGCCAGATTGGCCGCGCAGTTCCATCTCTCGCTGCGTTCGGTTCAGCAGCTGCTCGCCGAAGACGGCCGATCGCCCGCGAGTGAGATCCGACGCCACCGACTGGAGCACGCGAACAGCCTGATCACCCGAGGCGCGTCGGTGAGTCACGCCTGCCGGGCCAGTGGTTTCACCGACCCGGGAACATTCAATCGTGCCTTCCGACGCCAGTACGGTGTACCGCCGAGTGACCGCGCACGCCGAGCCGGCTGA
- the cynS gene encoding cyanase, giving the protein MAFDGASPVIAEIEQRRSETGIGWQKIADHIDRPLVWTVAALLDSHPMPAEEAARVGELLGLSAETVAALRRQPYRTADPALLTDPTIYRFVELINVYGPTFKALIHEEFGDGIMSAINCNVTFARRSDPDGDRVVLTIDGKFLPYHW; this is encoded by the coding sequence ATGGCATTCGATGGTGCCTCGCCCGTCATCGCCGAAATCGAACAACGACGTTCCGAAACCGGGATCGGCTGGCAGAAAATCGCCGACCATATCGACCGCCCGCTGGTGTGGACGGTGGCGGCCCTGCTCGACAGCCACCCGATGCCCGCCGAGGAAGCCGCCCGGGTCGGAGAGCTACTCGGTCTCAGCGCCGAAACCGTTGCCGCGCTTCGACGTCAGCCCTACCGAACCGCCGACCCCGCACTGCTCACCGATCCGACCATCTACCGGTTCGTCGAGTTGATCAACGTGTATGGCCCGACGTTCAAGGCGCTCATCCATGAAGAATTCGGCGACGGCATCATGAGCGCCATCAATTGCAATGTGACCTTCGCGCGTCGGTCCGATCCAGACGGTGACCGGGTTGTCCTGACGATCGACGGCAAATTCCTGCCGTACCACTGGTAG
- a CDS encoding alpha/beta hydrolase, whose translation MGVGHWRSDAARAHFAAVYATALARLPDADRMWDVDTAFGTVRVYRFEGGTGRPVVLLPGRNASTPMWADNLPGLLTHRPAYCIDLLGEPGMSVQRKPITGPDDQARWLDDVLTGIGEESVHLLGVSFGGWSAMNYALRRPQKVASLVLVDPVLTFAPIPLRTMLAFLPMGLPGVPDRVRRRILRWISGGAEVDESDPVLMLIDAGTADFVLQQPAPTRFTTGQLRALRVPVLAIIAGRSVIHDAARAAATACSVLSAGQVEVWPRASHAVTGECPDEIAARTRAFWAGVDR comes from the coding sequence GTGGGAGTCGGGCATTGGCGCAGTGATGCGGCGCGTGCCCACTTTGCGGCCGTCTATGCCACCGCGTTGGCGCGGCTTCCGGATGCCGACCGGATGTGGGATGTGGACACGGCATTCGGCACCGTGCGGGTGTATCGGTTCGAGGGCGGGACAGGCCGGCCGGTGGTGTTGCTGCCCGGCCGTAATGCCTCGACCCCGATGTGGGCCGACAATCTGCCCGGCCTGCTCACTCATCGACCGGCCTATTGCATCGACCTGCTCGGTGAGCCGGGAATGTCGGTGCAGCGCAAGCCGATCACCGGACCCGATGACCAGGCGCGCTGGCTGGACGATGTGCTGACCGGTATCGGGGAGGAGTCGGTCCACCTGCTGGGGGTGTCCTTCGGTGGGTGGAGCGCGATGAACTACGCGCTGCGTCGACCGCAGAAGGTGGCATCGCTTGTGCTGGTCGACCCGGTGCTGACCTTCGCGCCGATCCCACTTCGGACCATGCTGGCGTTCCTTCCGATGGGGTTGCCGGGTGTCCCGGATAGGGTGCGGCGCCGCATCCTTCGGTGGATATCGGGGGGAGCAGAGGTCGACGAATCCGATCCCGTGCTGATGCTCATCGACGCGGGTACCGCAGATTTCGTTCTGCAACAGCCGGCGCCGACCAGGTTCACGACGGGGCAGTTGCGCGCACTGCGGGTTCCCGTGCTGGCGATCATCGCGGGGCGCAGTGTGATTCATGATGCGGCTCGCGCGGCCGCTACGGCCTGCTCCGTGTTGTCCGCGGGTCAGGTCGAGGTCTGGCCGCGGGCATCACACGCGGTGACCGGTGAGTGCCCCGATGAGATCGCGGCGCGGACTCGCGCGTTCTGGGCAGGTGTCGACCGGTAG
- the glmS gene encoding glutamine--fructose-6-phosphate transaminase (isomerizing): MCGIVGYVGRRPACEIVVEALRRMEYRGYDSSGVALLDGSGGLTVERKAGRLANLEDALGEAGDGALVGSTGMGHTRWATHGRPTDRNAHPHRDSSGKFAVVHNGIIENFAGLRAELEAVGVEFASDTDSEVAVHLVAQAYRAGDTAGDFVASVLAVLRRLEGHFTLVFAFADEPGTIVAARRSTPLVVGVGDGEMFIGSDVAAFIEHTREAVELGQDQAVVITADGYRVTDFAGEDAPARRFHVDWDLSAAEKGGYEYFMLKEIAEQPTAVAETLLGHFEGGRIVLDEQRLSDQELREVDKVFIVACGTAYHSGLLAKYAIEHWTRLPVEVELASEFRYRDPVLDRSTLVIAISQSGETADTLEAVRHAKEQKAKVLAICNTNGSQIPREADAVLYTRAGPEVGVASTKTFLAQVTANYLVGLALAQARGTKYADEVAREYHDLEAMAAQVERVLGCMDPVTELAHKFANSSAVLFLGRHVGYPVALEGALKLKELAYMHAEGFAAGELKHGPIALIEDDLPVIIVMPSPKSAATLHAKLLSNIREIQARGAVTIVIAEEGDDTVAPYADHLVEIPAVSTLFQPLLSTIPMQVFAAGVAQARGYDVDKPRNLAKSVTVE; the protein is encoded by the coding sequence ATGTGTGGAATCGTCGGCTACGTCGGACGGCGCCCTGCCTGCGAGATCGTGGTCGAGGCGTTGCGCCGGATGGAGTACCGCGGATACGACTCGTCGGGTGTGGCCTTGCTCGACGGCTCCGGTGGACTGACCGTGGAACGTAAGGCCGGCCGGCTGGCCAATCTGGAAGACGCGCTCGGCGAGGCCGGTGATGGCGCGCTCGTCGGCAGCACCGGGATGGGGCACACCCGGTGGGCCACTCACGGGCGTCCGACCGATCGCAATGCCCACCCGCACCGCGACAGCAGCGGCAAATTCGCCGTGGTGCACAACGGCATCATCGAGAACTTCGCCGGGCTGCGCGCCGAGCTGGAAGCCGTCGGGGTCGAGTTCGCCAGCGACACCGATTCCGAGGTCGCGGTGCACCTGGTGGCTCAGGCCTACCGCGCCGGCGATACCGCCGGAGACTTCGTGGCCTCGGTGCTCGCGGTGCTGCGCCGCCTGGAAGGCCACTTCACCCTCGTGTTCGCCTTCGCCGACGAGCCGGGGACCATCGTCGCGGCGCGGCGCTCGACCCCGCTGGTGGTCGGTGTCGGCGACGGAGAGATGTTCATCGGATCCGATGTCGCCGCGTTCATCGAGCACACCCGCGAGGCCGTCGAGCTCGGGCAGGACCAGGCCGTGGTGATCACCGCCGACGGCTACCGGGTCACCGACTTCGCCGGTGAGGACGCCCCTGCCCGGCGTTTCCATGTCGACTGGGACCTCAGCGCCGCCGAAAAGGGCGGTTACGAGTACTTCATGCTCAAGGAGATCGCCGAGCAGCCGACCGCGGTCGCCGAGACGCTGCTCGGGCACTTCGAGGGCGGTCGCATCGTGCTCGACGAGCAGCGCCTCTCCGATCAGGAGCTGCGCGAGGTCGACAAGGTCTTCATCGTCGCGTGCGGTACGGCCTATCACTCGGGGCTGCTGGCCAAGTACGCCATCGAGCACTGGACGCGGCTTCCGGTCGAGGTGGAACTCGCCAGCGAATTCCGCTATCGCGACCCGGTTCTCGATCGCAGCACGCTGGTGATCGCCATATCGCAGTCCGGCGAGACCGCCGACACCCTCGAGGCGGTGCGGCATGCCAAGGAACAGAAGGCCAAGGTGCTGGCCATCTGCAACACCAACGGCAGCCAGATTCCGCGGGAGGCCGATGCGGTGCTCTACACCCGGGCCGGACCGGAGGTCGGGGTGGCGTCCACCAAGACCTTCCTGGCGCAGGTGACGGCCAATTATCTTGTCGGCCTTGCCCTTGCGCAGGCCCGTGGCACCAAGTACGCCGACGAGGTCGCCCGCGAGTATCACGACCTGGAGGCCATGGCCGCTCAGGTCGAACGGGTGCTGGGATGCATGGATCCGGTCACCGAGTTGGCCCACAAGTTCGCCAACTCCTCGGCGGTGCTGTTCCTGGGCCGCCATGTCGGCTATCCGGTGGCGCTGGAGGGTGCGCTCAAGCTCAAAGAACTCGCCTACATGCACGCCGAGGGTTTCGCGGCCGGTGAGCTCAAGCACGGGCCGATCGCGCTCATCGAGGACGACCTGCCGGTCATCATCGTGATGCCATCGCCGAAGAGCGCGGCAACGCTGCACGCCAAATTGCTCAGCAACATCCGGGAGATCCAGGCCCGCGGTGCGGTCACGATCGTCATCGCCGAGGAGGGTGATGACACGGTGGCCCCGTACGCCGATCACCTAGTCGAGATCCCGGCGGTATCGACGCTGTTCCAGCCGTTGTTGTCGACGATCCCGATGCAGGTGTTCGCCGCGGGTGTCGCGCAGGCGCGTGGTTATGACGTTGACAAGCCGCGCAACCTCGCCAAGTCGGTCACCGTCGAGTAG
- a CDS encoding dienelactone hydrolase family protein — protein MAKTKKLFAALTRRGPHRVLRGDLAFAGQPGVVYTPESGFNLPGIAFGHDWLTGSDRYAGTLEHLASWGIVAAAPDTEKTFAPSVLNLAVDLGTTLDIIAGVRLGPGKISVHPSKLGVVGHGFGGSAAVFAAAGMGSRLKTAAALFPAVSSPPAEQPAAGLALPGLILRASSDSSSIRSNADALAQAWTSSTLRVVSKGESGGLVEGRRLAKAVGLPGADKGTQKAVRALLTGYLLFVLAGDKTYRDFADPEVTLPKTVALDPDAEQPTLEDKVVALLKG, from the coding sequence GTGGCCAAGACGAAGAAGCTCTTCGCAGCTCTGACCCGGCGCGGACCGCACCGTGTGCTGCGGGGGGACCTGGCATTCGCCGGCCAGCCCGGCGTGGTCTACACCCCCGAATCGGGGTTCAATCTGCCGGGCATCGCCTTCGGCCACGACTGGCTGACCGGTAGCGACCGCTATGCGGGCACGTTGGAGCATCTGGCCTCGTGGGGGATCGTCGCGGCAGCCCCCGACACCGAGAAGACCTTCGCGCCGTCGGTGCTGAACCTCGCCGTCGATCTGGGCACCACGCTGGACATCATCGCCGGGGTGCGGCTGGGTCCCGGCAAGATCAGCGTGCACCCGAGCAAGCTCGGAGTCGTCGGGCACGGTTTCGGCGGCTCGGCCGCCGTTTTCGCCGCTGCCGGCATGGGATCGCGACTGAAGACCGCGGCTGCGCTGTTTCCTGCGGTCAGCAGCCCCCCGGCCGAGCAACCGGCGGCCGGGTTGGCGCTGCCGGGGCTGATCCTGCGGGCCTCCTCGGATTCCAGCTCCATCCGCTCCAATGCGGACGCGCTGGCGCAGGCCTGGACATCATCGACACTGCGGGTCGTCAGCAAGGGCGAGTCCGGCGGCCTCGTGGAGGGCAGGCGGTTGGCCAAGGCGGTGGGCCTGCCCGGCGCCGACAAGGGCACCCAGAAGGCGGTGCGGGCGCTGCTGACCGGTTATCTGCTCTTCGTCCTGGCCGGAGATAAGACCTACCGCGACTTCGCCGATCCCGAGGTGACGCTGCCCAAGACGGTGGCACTGGATCCCGACGCCGAGCAGCCGACTCTCGAAGACAAGGTCGTTGCGCTGCTGAAGGGCTGA
- a CDS encoding DEAD/DEAH box helicase gives MPTFADLGLPEAVVSTLAASGIESPFPIQAATLPDSLAGRDVLGRGKTGSGKTYAFLLPVVGRLAAAPQPRRPGRFRALILAPTRELVSQIDASLAPLAKATGLKSVTIFGGVGAQPQIQKLRDGVDIVIACPGRLEDHVKSGHADLSGVEITVLDEADHMADLGFLPPVKRLLDRTPRDGQRLLFSATLDNGIDVLVQRYLHDPVVHSVDSEQSPVSAMVHHVLHVEHDARFEVLADLAASPGRTIVFARTKYGAKGLARKLNSRGVPAVELHGNLSQNARTRNLGAFSDGSATVLVATDIAARGIHVDDVNLVVHADPPVEHKAYLHRSGRTARAGSEGTVVTLMLDSQVSDVKVLTRKAGVKATVTKFRGAEHPVLQEIAPGERTFSGPIVLDVPEQPAARPAGQSNRRRKPARHSGSGGSGSPAANAGARRGRPRRSGAGSPR, from the coding sequence GTGCCCACCTTTGCCGACCTCGGGCTGCCCGAGGCCGTTGTTTCCACACTCGCTGCCAGCGGTATCGAGTCTCCCTTCCCCATTCAGGCTGCGACGCTGCCCGACTCCCTGGCCGGCCGCGATGTTCTCGGCCGCGGCAAGACCGGATCGGGTAAGACCTACGCGTTCCTGCTGCCCGTGGTCGGACGACTTGCCGCCGCGCCGCAGCCCCGCCGTCCGGGCCGGTTCCGCGCCCTGATCCTCGCCCCGACCCGCGAACTGGTCAGTCAGATCGACGCGTCACTGGCCCCGCTGGCCAAGGCCACCGGATTGAAGTCGGTGACCATCTTCGGCGGCGTCGGCGCCCAGCCGCAGATCCAAAAGCTGCGCGACGGTGTCGATATCGTCATCGCCTGCCCCGGCCGGCTCGAGGATCACGTCAAGTCCGGCCACGCCGACCTGTCGGGCGTGGAGATCACCGTGCTCGACGAGGCCGACCACATGGCCGATCTCGGCTTCCTGCCGCCGGTCAAGCGCCTGCTCGACCGCACACCCCGGGACGGCCAACGCCTGCTGTTCTCGGCCACCCTGGACAACGGCATCGACGTGCTGGTCCAGCGGTACCTGCATGACCCGGTCGTGCACAGCGTGGACTCCGAGCAGTCGCCCGTCTCGGCGATGGTGCATCACGTGCTGCACGTCGAGCATGACGCCCGCTTCGAGGTGCTGGCCGACCTCGCCGCATCACCCGGCCGGACCATCGTGTTCGCCCGCACCAAGTACGGCGCCAAAGGCCTTGCCCGAAAGCTCAATTCGCGCGGCGTACCGGCGGTCGAGTTGCACGGCAACCTGTCCCAGAATGCGCGCACCCGCAACCTCGGCGCCTTCTCCGACGGTTCGGCGACCGTGCTGGTCGCCACCGATATCGCCGCCCGTGGCATCCACGTCGACGACGTGAACCTGGTGGTGCACGCCGATCCGCCGGTCGAGCACAAGGCCTACCTGCACCGGTCCGGCCGGACCGCGCGCGCGGGCAGCGAGGGCACCGTGGTGACCCTGATGCTGGACAGCCAGGTCTCCGACGTCAAGGTGCTCACCCGCAAGGCGGGCGTGAAGGCCACCGTGACCAAGTTCCGCGGTGCCGAGCATCCGGTGCTGCAGGAGATCGCCCCGGGTGAGCGCACGTTCAGCGGCCCGATCGTGCTGGACGTACCCGAGCAACCCGCCGCGCGTCCTGCCGGACAATCGAACCGTCGGCGTAAGCCCGCACGGCACAGTGGATCCGGCGGTTCCGGCTCCCCCGCGGCGAACGCCGGGGCACGCCGGGGTCGGCCGCGCCGCAGCGGCGCCGGATCTCCCCGCTGA
- a CDS encoding formate/nitrite transporter family protein, with protein sequence MSYVKPAELATRIIDAGESKVFMSTRDTLIRAYMAGAILALAAAFAITISTKTGEPLLGAVLFPVGFCMLHLLGFDLLTAVFTLVPLAWLDKRPGVTLRPMLRNWGLVFLGNLLGALTVAVFMAVYFTYGFSVAPDAVGQAIGEIGAGRTVGYADHGAAGMLTLFLRGVMCNWMVSMGVVGAMMSDSLPGKVIAMWMPIMVFFYLGFEHSIVNMFLFPSGLMLGGEFTIVDYLVWNEIPTVLGNLVGGLAFVGLVIYATHGKTGPLRPRPNELVSVDAVAGPNRV encoded by the coding sequence ATGTCGTACGTCAAACCAGCCGAACTTGCGACCCGCATCATCGACGCCGGCGAGTCGAAGGTGTTCATGTCGACTCGAGACACCCTGATACGTGCCTACATGGCGGGTGCCATCCTGGCACTCGCGGCAGCTTTTGCGATCACCATCTCGACGAAGACGGGGGAGCCGCTACTCGGTGCGGTGCTGTTCCCGGTCGGCTTCTGCATGTTGCACCTGCTCGGATTTGATCTGTTGACAGCGGTTTTCACCTTGGTGCCGCTGGCATGGCTGGACAAGCGGCCGGGCGTGACACTGCGGCCGATGCTGCGCAACTGGGGTCTGGTGTTCCTCGGGAATCTTCTCGGGGCGCTGACGGTCGCGGTGTTCATGGCGGTGTACTTCACCTACGGGTTCAGCGTGGCACCCGATGCTGTCGGGCAGGCGATCGGTGAGATCGGCGCGGGCCGAACGGTCGGCTACGCCGATCACGGCGCCGCAGGCATGCTGACGTTGTTCCTGCGCGGCGTGATGTGCAACTGGATGGTGTCGATGGGTGTCGTGGGTGCCATGATGTCGGACAGCCTGCCCGGCAAGGTGATCGCCATGTGGATGCCGATCATGGTGTTCTTCTACCTCGGTTTCGAGCACTCCATCGTCAACATGTTCCTGTTCCCGTCGGGGTTGATGCTGGGTGGGGAATTCACCATCGTGGATTACCTTGTGTGGAACGAGATCCCGACGGTACTGGGCAACCTCGTCGGCGGACTGGCCTTCGTCGGATTGGTCATCTATGCCACGCACGGTAAGACCGGACCGCTGCGTCCGCGGCCGAACGAGCTCGTCTCGGTCGACGCCGTCGCAGGCCCCAACCGGGTGTGA
- a CDS encoding LLM class F420-dependent oxidoreductase: MRTGIFLSYAGGFKEAAEQVVQLEKVGVDIALVPEAYSFDAISQLGYLAAKTSTIELGTGVVPIYVRTPTLLAMTAAGLDYVSDGRFQLGIGTSGPQVMEGFHGLPFDAPLGRTREVVDICRQVWRREKVTYDGKHYQIPLPADRGTGLGKPLRLINHPVREDIPIAIAALGPKNVELTAEIANGWQPIFYYPEKADDVWGDALRAGYAKRDPALGALDIMVSASLAIGEDVEDRLAWAKPQLALYIGGMGAKGQNFYHKLATRYGFGEVADQVQDLFLAGKKEEAIAAVPDDLVRNVSLVGPRGYVKERLAAYKEAGVTTMLVHPLALDGAEAHRFTEELITLTSDL, from the coding sequence ATGCGCACAGGCATCTTCCTCAGCTACGCCGGTGGTTTCAAAGAGGCCGCCGAGCAGGTCGTCCAACTGGAGAAGGTCGGCGTCGACATCGCGCTGGTCCCCGAGGCCTACTCCTTCGATGCGATCAGTCAGCTCGGCTATCTCGCGGCCAAGACCTCGACGATCGAACTCGGCACCGGTGTGGTGCCGATCTATGTGCGCACCCCGACCCTGCTGGCGATGACCGCCGCCGGACTCGATTACGTCTCCGACGGTCGCTTCCAACTCGGTATCGGTACCTCCGGGCCACAGGTGATGGAGGGCTTTCATGGTCTGCCCTTCGACGCGCCGTTGGGGCGCACCCGCGAGGTGGTCGACATCTGCCGGCAGGTGTGGCGTCGCGAGAAGGTCACCTATGACGGCAAGCACTACCAGATCCCGCTGCCCGCCGACCGCGGCACCGGGCTGGGCAAACCACTGCGGCTGATCAATCACCCTGTGCGCGAGGACATCCCGATCGCCATTGCGGCACTCGGCCCGAAGAACGTCGAGTTGACGGCCGAGATCGCCAACGGTTGGCAACCGATCTTCTACTACCCGGAGAAGGCCGACGACGTGTGGGGCGACGCACTTCGGGCCGGCTACGCCAAACGTGATCCCGCACTCGGCGCGCTGGACATCATGGTCAGCGCAAGCCTCGCCATCGGCGAGGATGTCGAGGACCGGTTGGCGTGGGCGAAACCGCAGTTGGCGCTCTACATCGGCGGTATGGGCGCCAAGGGGCAGAACTTCTACCACAAGCTGGCCACCCGTTACGGATTCGGTGAGGTCGCCGACCAGGTCCAGGACCTGTTCCTGGCGGGCAAGAAGGAAGAGGCGATCGCGGCGGTCCCCGATGATCTGGTCCGCAACGTCTCGCTGGTCGGTCCGCGCGGATACGTCAAGGAACGCCTGGCCGCATACAAGGAGGCCGGGGTGACCACCATGCTGGTGCACCCGCTCGCCCTCGACGGCGCCGAGGCGCACCGCTTCACCGAGGAGCTGATCACCCTCACCAGCGATCTCTGA